One window from the genome of Lynx canadensis isolate LIC74 chromosome E3, mLynCan4.pri.v2, whole genome shotgun sequence encodes:
- the LOC115503666 gene encoding uncharacterized protein LOC115503666 isoform X2 has product MKATDASPEGARDTDGSHLEPAFPRPSLFLCARPAPRETQALPSRSCDMPERPGQRLETRDSRPQPLQGPGWAARQDRPGCLPERGPHPPYHALCSWRTRVRPARAPQAAVSRFGDRRGASCRDLGTTAGGCLEEGSTEPQGQSRCTPLTGLARQGGAWVLWRRSGRRHVSPPRTAGPASGSGPPPHRARSGRLI; this is encoded by the exons ATGAAGGCCACGGACGCAAGCCCGGAGGGGGCACGGGACACAGACGGGTCacacctggagcctgccttccctcgtccttctctcttcctgtgcGCCAGGCCAGCACCCCGAGAGACACAGGCCCTGCCATCCAGAAGCTGTGACATGCCCGAGCGGCCCGGGCAAC GCCTGGAGACACGGGACTCAAGGCCACAGCCTCTCCAAGGGCCCGGATGGGCTGCCCGACAAGATAGGCCAGGCTGCCTCCCCGAGCGAGGCCCCCACCCGCCTTATCATGCCCTCTGCAGTTGGCGGACCAGAGTCCGCCCAGCTCGGGCCCCACAGGCTGCAGTCAGCAGGTTTGGGGACAGGCGTGGCGCCTCCTGCAGAGACCTGGGGACCACGGCTGGAGGCTGTCTGGAGGAG gggagcacagagcctCAAGGTCAAAGCCGCTGCACCCCCCTCACCGGCCTCGCCCGCCAGGGGGGAGCTTGGGTGCTCTGGAGGAGGAGCGGAAGGAGGCACGTCTCACCACCTAGGACAGCAGGGCCGGCTTCCGGTTCTGGGCCCCCACCGCACAGGGCCAGGAGCGGCCGGCTTATCTAA
- the LOC115503666 gene encoding translation initiation factor IF-2-like isoform X1: protein MKATDASPEGARDTDGSHLEPAFPRPSLFLCARPAPRETQALPSRSCDMPERPGQRLETRDSRPQPLQGPGWAARQDRPGCLPERGPHPPYHALCSWRTRVRPARAPQAAVSRFGDRRGASCRDLGTTAGGCLEEPLQTPLPRPDPASPGHPQGSTEPQGQSRCTPLTGLARQGGAWVLWRRSGRRHVSPPRTAGPASGSGPPPHRARSGRLI from the exons ATGAAGGCCACGGACGCAAGCCCGGAGGGGGCACGGGACACAGACGGGTCacacctggagcctgccttccctcgtccttctctcttcctgtgcGCCAGGCCAGCACCCCGAGAGACACAGGCCCTGCCATCCAGAAGCTGTGACATGCCCGAGCGGCCCGGGCAAC GCCTGGAGACACGGGACTCAAGGCCACAGCCTCTCCAAGGGCCCGGATGGGCTGCCCGACAAGATAGGCCAGGCTGCCTCCCCGAGCGAGGCCCCCACCCGCCTTATCATGCCCTCTGCAGTTGGCGGACCAGAGTCCGCCCAGCTCGGGCCCCACAGGCTGCAGTCAGCAGGTTTGGGGACAGGCGTGGCGCCTCCTGCAGAGACCTGGGGACCACGGCTGGAGGCTGTCTGGAGGAG CCCCTACAGACACCTCTGCCCAGACCAGACCCCGCTTCTCCTGGACACCCacaggggagcacagagcctCAAGGTCAAAGCCGCTGCACCCCCCTCACCGGCCTCGCCCGCCAGGGGGGAGCTTGGGTGCTCTGGAGGAGGAGCGGAAGGAGGCACGTCTCACCACCTAGGACAGCAGGGCCGGCTTCCGGTTCTGGGCCCCCACCGCACAGGGCCAGGAGCGGCCGGCTTATCTAA